The Lates calcarifer isolate ASB-BC8 linkage group LG11, TLL_Latcal_v3, whole genome shotgun sequence genomic sequence TTTGGAGCCGTCAGTGTCGGAGATGGTAAGTGTGGCTGCCAAGTAGGGGGGACTGCAATTTCATATCTCATTTAAGCATTACATCCTTAATTCACCTCCCGTTCATGCCCTCATCTCAAAGGGCCAACTGACATCAGATCCACACTGGAGTACCTCATGACACTGTTCCCCAGAAAGCTCTTCAATGACACCTTGCCACAAATTGTGCTCAAGCACCAACTCTACAGCATACACAATGACAAGACCTTGGTGGATAAGGAAGTGGTAAGATGGCTTTTTTAAGTGTCAGAGAGGAGGCATATGTTTTCAGTCTAAATGTGAAAATCCACCACACTGTAATCTTTGTGGTTCACAGAATAAACTACGAGAAcaagcagagctgctgatgttCCAGCTGGGGTTTGACGCAGAAGCTTTCGGGCTGGTCTTCGCATCGGACTACAGAGCCAAAGTGCTGGCGGGAGAAGAGGGCAAAGTGACACGAGCGACAGTGGAGAAGTTCTTGGAGAAAGTGTTGACCCCCTCTTGCACAGATCTGAGCTTCAGCAAAGACCGAATGCTCCAGAGAGTTCCTCTTCACAGACTCGGAGATAACGTATGAAAAGATCCTCATCTGTCTCAAGCATGTTGCAATGCTGAAGTTTATTCAAACTATTTGAAACTCATTTAAAATTCTAGTGGTGACCCCAATTGTGTATTTTCCAAAGACATCAAATCTTTTAGGCTTAACATTTTAGAAATAGGAATAAAGTTACACACGTGTCAATAgcctttttagttttttctcgTAGCATGAAAATACATATGTTTGACACCTCAGACTTGTCTCAGCCATTCTCAAAGATCAGcacattctttattttctcaccACCTAGGCAGCTCGTGAAGTCAGGGGTTCTGACTGTGAGGGACGCGGGCAGCTGGTGGCTCTCCATTCCCAACTCTGGCAAATTCACTAAGTACTTTATACAGGGTGGGTGTCTGAGGAAAGTGTCAGCAATACTTTACCTCAATGAAGTCACATGACACATTTACAAGATTTTTTGACGGTGCCTCGCTAATTGGAGGACTGTTTGTTTCTAACCATCTCACTGCTTTTCCCTGTCAGGTCGTAAAGCTGTGCTCGGCATGGTGAAGAAGTCCAAATATAGCGAAGTCTTAaaggcagagctggaggagcGACGAACAACCACACAAGTCAAATTCCACATGAAATACCACATCCATGACATTGTTGGCGCAGAGCTGGTAGAGAGGTAATATTTGTTTCTGTACAGGCTGGATGCTAATGATTCTGAAAGGTGTTTAATGAAAGGTTTTTAATGTGGGTCAGAGTTTAGCAGGTACTTCATGCAGCTGCTCTCTTGCTTTATGATCCTCCCAGTTCAGTAATTGAGGGGTTTTCTTTTACATGTTTGGACAACTCTCAGCCTATACGCTGGCTCTCAGGtgttaaaatatgtgtttgtggttCCTGTCCAAACCTTCAAAAACAAGTTTCCATCAGCATTTTTTAACTCCTGTTTTCTCGAGGAATCTTACACTGTTGTTACATCTTAATTTACTaaataaactttgttttctttctagcATACCTACAACTTCTGGGACATTGTTACGATTTGTTGATTCCTGATGCACCGcaacaacacagacatcagTGTTTGGTTGAGGTCAGTGAGTGACTGAAGATATTTAAGTTGAACAAAGCTTGTGAAAAGTGTTCATATAAGGACTGCAGGTGAATTCATTTAAGGTTTCAGATTTAGATTCTGTGCCAAATGTAATATAAAACCTTGTGGGTTTATAAACTGTCAATTTATGTTGACATGACCGTGTCAAGTTTTGATTTATCTTCAAATTAAATGATTTGAAATGCTTCTTTGCTTTAATGACTCGTGTGCACACCATTAAAACCACTTTAATAAAATTTGAACTTTTACTTACTGTTCAGATCTGTAACCTGTGTTGCCAGGTTCTTCTGATTAGAAAGTAGCACAATCAGAGCCTCAGACCTGCCTAATTTTTGTAAAATAGTTAAATTCTTTTCAGATGGTCAGTTGtccataaacacattttacttttactcgTCTAATTTAGGTACACCTCATCTAATCGGTTGTAATCCAATGCAACAGATCTGCCACCAATTCTGCAATTAGTAAGATTTATTTGTCAGAGATGTGTTAATTCAACTCTGGTCATTACTGAGGTTGTAGTCTGCAGTAGTGTTGTGATGTACTGCATCATACTGTATACAGGTGGGTAAAATTGTGGTCCAATTCAACGACACTGCAAACTACATCAATAATACATAATATCTAATACGAatatctctctgacagtgtcagtaaaaactgaacattataaactATTTCTGTGGCTTAATATGTCTAATATGATTTTCTTCCAAGTCATTCAGTGTCCAGTCACAGTGATAGTTACTGAGGAAGGCTGTGGCATTGATAATTTTTACCCACACAAAtgaaaaggcagaaaacaaaccTACACGTATATAGCTGCAACTAACGATTACTTCCACTATCAACTGAACTGCTGATTATTGTCAcgattaatcattttgtctttaACATGTCTAAAAAATAACGATAAGGCCCATTATAGTTATTTCTTTACGAGAGAACATCtataaatgtattgttttatcCAATCAACAATCCAAAATCCAGATATTCCATTTATTTTCACGTTTGACACACAAATGTTggatgaacaaaaaaaaacaattatttgattatcaaaatagttgctgatagATTTTCTGATTAATTGACAAATTGTTGCAACTCTAGTGTTGTGTTGGTGTTACCAGTGTTGTATCAAAGGAAAACTGAGGTTGTGTTGCCTGACAAAGAGCCAGAACAGTCTGTTTTCCTGGAATTTATTGGCTTTTTCAAAAAGTGACAATAGCTTTTATCCATAAAACTAAAGAGTCACAACATTGGCTTGAATTAAAGCACAGCTTGATGTCTGAATACAATACAGATGAGCAACATGTACTTAACCCCTGATCTAGTagttcaaatacattttgtaaataGGCAAAAAATATAACTGTAGCAATTCTAATCTTAGTTTTCAGTATATGTTGCACATACATGCTATCAGCATTAATTACAAAAAGCTAGGCTTGTAGGGAGATTAAGGTAGCGTTAACTGTAGAGGTAATAAACAAAGGATATTCATAGTGTTAGTTTTACAATACAGTGAGTGAAGTGTAACTTCTGTGAAGAAAGATACAAAATAGTCAATCACATGATTATAACAAAAATGAGTACACTGTATACTACACCATAACCGACAGTAGCTTTGTTACTGTTATTAGCAGGCATAAATGCTCTTCTTAGTGACATTGCTTAGCCAGTAGTGATGCtattaaaaatcaaatgtgCTGCACAAAAGGTTTCTGATAAATGCCCACAGAGCATTAAAGGTGCTCTTGATCCCCGTCACCAAAACACCTAAACAGTTCTAATCCAATATCTAATTTAAGTTTTCAGTTTCGCACTCCTGGGCAGCTATACCGTTGAGACATTTCTAGGGAAACATTgcaaagaggaaagaaaaataccATAAACTTGACAGGTCCAATTGGAGccaaacacataaaatactggatcatttagattttttgcaGGGATTAATAGCACTGTTGGTGTCAGCAGACCTTTCCCCAGTCTGAATTTTCAGCACGTCTCAGGCGTCAGTCGATCCACGAGAATGAATCACCATGAATCATGTGCTAGGACTGAAAACTAACTACTGGTAAAGAAATTATGGTACACGAACAGTAACTTGAGGCAAAAAGAACTTCACAGATGGTTACTTCAAGTTCCTTGTTGATGGCGCGGTGACACACGACTGCTCTCGCAAAAATGAAACTGGAATTAATAATATGCCATTGGTCATGCagctgaacaaaacagcagcacacaacAGCAAACTGTCAGCTGTATTTTGAAGGTTTTAAGGTGTTGAGACAATAGAACAAAGGTTTTTCGTTTCAgctaaaatacagtatgtgtgcagaATGTATTTGGCAATATTTCTTCCactcaaaacaaacaaccaagactgtaaacaaaaaaaggtgGACAGCCAGTGGAAGAACAAATTGAAAACATTCCACGGTTTTTACAAAACATCCAATCCATTTCAGAAGGCCTCAAGAATTTCATAATTTCATAGTCTTGTCTATACAGTATACGTTGTTAGGAAAGAACTAGGGTCTATGATCATCCAACCCCTCCTCCTAAATCTGACCCTATGTCAAATTTGTCATGGAAACGGTTGGTATAACTGCTGTAGCTACACTTATGGAAGGAAAGAAACTGGAgtacattgtttttgtgtgtatactGGTGTGTTTCTCCTGTGTCTTTAGCCACCCCTCACCACTTAGCGGTCATGTTCCCCAGTAACCGGTTCAAGTGGAGGAAGTCTTAGAGGAGAGTGCActtcttccccttcttcttGACAGGTGGAGGGCAGAGGACGGCCCGGATGGCCTCGTCAAACACAGTTTTAAGGCCACGCTGAGTCAGAGCAGAGCACTCCAGGTACTTGACGGAACCTGAACAATGCAGAAAAATCCACttttaatatttcagcaaaAAACACGAGAAAACTTAAAGCTGGTTAAGCTGGTAAGTGTTGCTACCAATCTCTTTGGCCATTGCCAGTCCTTGGGGATAGGTAATCGGGGAGAGTTTCTTCTCCTTCAGTTTCTCCATGGTGTCCTTGTCATCTCTCAGATCCAGCTTGGTGCCCACCAAGATGATAGGAGTGTTGGGACAATGGTGTCTCACCTCAGGGTACCACTGCACAGaaaccacaacactgagaaGTTAGGGGTGTAACTTTTCAAACCTGTGTTATCAGCTCATTGTATTTAACTTAGCTACAGATGCACTGATATCAAACTGGTGAATGGAACACAAGAACAGGGTTGGTAGAGAGCAAACCGATACATTTGTACCAATAgctgatttttttggccacttaaGATGCAGCACagcaaactgtaaacaaaacactgacattagcATTATCACCTTTAAAGCTGATCTGTTAAACTTATAGTAAACTAATAAACTAACAGTTGCCTcttcacacatccagcagatataAAGCAACATTAACAACTCTATCAACTCCTGATGGAGACATCTAGCTCTTTAGCTGTGAAATACTCCAATATATTCACCAACTAGtcgctaactgtgtctgtctggtgtttggtgctgagcaggtagtgtaaGGTGGGTTTATCGGAGCCTTTTCACCGTAAAGAGCTGAGGACAAAGACAACACTATGATAGTGAACCAAAACGGTAAAGTTGTGGGGCCAGAAACCGAAAGCTGCAGAGTCCGATTTTAATTTCTTGCGGGTATTCATGtgatccagtgttttttttgttttttgttgttttttaaatcaaaataatgattatagctgctttaaagctACAAACCAGAATGTTCTGCACAGTAAAGGTTTGTCATAATGTTTGAGGTTGTGATTGTGAAAATGTCGTCAAGTGACAAAGGACCAGTGACACATAGCAATTTAAGCTTTAGTCTGGCTCTCTCTGAGTTTCCTGGCTTCACAACAGCTTAACAGTATTGATGCCGGAAAACTGGTGTCATTAGAGGTGATTACCAGCTGGCTCTgataactgtatttttttaatcccaCTTACTCAGATAGAGTTGATTCTAATGGAGACATTTAATCACTGAATCATACAAGGATAAAATTCTCAAAgtaaatggttaaaaataaGTTTGTAGGTTATTATATGTACTTTTAAATATCGTTAAATATGGTCAGTGTTTACAACATATTCTAGTCTGAAGTGAgcatggaaaataaataattgctGCCGTTTCAAAACGGTTTAGAGAGCAGCTTTTTCTGCAGTCAAATCCATAGACAAAAACCACAGATAATGACACCAGGAACTGAAACCGGTCTGCTGAATCTGActgtaatgtttatttataatttattggGAGCTAATGGACAGTGTGCAGATACTGCTCAGCTGGCATATCCCTCATCTGCAGTCATCTTATTGATTCTATAAAGGTTTCATATGCACAAAGTTGTTTCATgtcacactgagctgcagtgaagAATGACCAGGGATTCACACCAAAAACCTCCCTGCATTCTAACAGCACAGGGGGTCACTTTAGTGGGGATGAGTTCTTTATGGTACCGACAAGACAATGAAATACAATTCAGGAGGTCTAGTAACAGATTAATGTGTACAAAATGCTTTAAAGACACCAAAGCACTGCACGGTGGTTAATAATGATTACAGACAGGATTTTTGGAAATTCTGGAAAATTACCACGGTGGAAACTATTTTATCTTTCCTTGTGACGATCACAaggtaaacagcagaaatatggTGTTCACATTACAAAGTAATCAACCAGGAATTCGCACTAACAATGTATTCGATTGGTCGCAGGGCCTCGCTGGATGACACTGCAACCCTGCTGCTTAAAGGACCGAGTCCACTCAAGTGAATGAgagatttatgttttttcatgAAGGCCTCAAGTTGATCTGAATGCAGCCTAAGAGGCTGGCTACTCTGAACCAGTTGCTGTCagtaatgaaaacatcactAATGCATCTAATATGTAGCTGTGAATGGCTTATATTTGCAGTTAAAAGCCCTGTTTTAGACATAGTGTGGACACATGGGTACCAATGGTTCTTATGTAACAGTTTTCATGAAGAGCAAAGTGGCcattgtgtcactgtgtgagcACTGTGTTTCTGCTAATCATGTAAGGACTCTGTAGACATGCTGACtgcattatttcatttcaatcCCTCAAGCTAAAAGACAGTCACCCTTTGTGGTACCTGATACCCTGACTTATGCCTTAAGATGGCCTCCTTAAATCTCCAGGTGTAGTGATGGTGAGTGTATGTTGGCAGTGGCATCGACCAACCAGACCAGTTTCACCCACAAAATCTGATCAGTATGTCTCAACAGCAGACAAGGAAATGTGCAGTTTTTTCCACCAGGCAGATAGATGCAGTGAATACTAATTAAAGACAAGAACATAACAGATTTCTGCTTAAACATGGACAAAAATATAATGCCTCCACTCTATCCCATACAGGCACTGCATCAACTCACCTTGGCACGGACGTTTTCAAACGAGGCAGGACTCACAAGTGAAAAGCAGATGAGAAACACATCCTGGTAAGAAAAAGAACACAATGCAATCAGAGTCCTTAACAATTACTTCCTGTTGagaacagcagaaaaaaagaatctcCCTGTGTACATGTCGCACAAAGGtgtggtgtttttctttccctctaaCTTCCTTATTCATTCTAAGCACACAAACTTTCCAAATGGATTACGTAAGGGAACCACTGGCATCGAAATATATTTCAAGGGGCATACCAcatgtcagagaaaataataatgtgaaatataatACAGTATTGTCAAACAGTTTTTTTATATTGTACCGTCTGTGGGTAGGAAAGTGGGCGGAGTCTGTCATAATCTTCTTGTCCTGCTGTATCCCAAAGGCCCAGGTTCACAGGCTTCCCGTCCACCATAACATTGGCAGGAGTAGTTGTCAAACCTGATAGAAGTGATGATAAGTGAGAATAAGCCAAACACATCGCACTTAATGTAAACTGATAAAAGGTGACACATAAGTGTTATGGtggaaaacaagtttttaattGATCTGCTGTGCCTCTTGGGCTCTCTCTGGAAAATGAATCATCGCCTACTTAGATCTGGCTCTGCCAAACccaaaatgttgtttattaacAGCCTGCCGAGCCAGTTCATTCAGACTAACCCGACAGATACAGATCAACACAGCTGGTCCAGAATCAGATAGGATGCAGGTTTTGCTTGTAACCTCCTGCAACATCCATTTCCCTGAATCGTAATTGCAGTCCACAGCAGTGATTATAACCTGTCCGGCAGGCAACCAAATTTCCATCTAAAAAAAGCAACTGATAAGTAAGATGCCACCTTAATCATGCAGTGACTATACAGGAAACAAGGGTGGAGACAAACGATGGACCGCTTGTGATGATCGGCTCCCAGcctgacataaataaataaatcattctCGCTGGGTTGCAGTCTCAGATACTCACACTGTGGGGATGTATTCTCCAGGAAAGGCATTGGTGGTGTAGCTGATGAGCAGGCATGTCTTACCcacagctctggaggcagagaaagagaggggaaaatgacttgtttagttttttctgaTTTCACCCCAAAAACAACAGGGATGCAAAAAGCCATTCTGGACATGATTTGTTAGGATTTCCTCTTTTCTACACCTGGGCTTGAATCTTATGTAGTACATCATGACCAAGTCAACATTTGGTCAACAACAAAATCCCATCATAAATCATTCCCTAGCCAAAGTTGACATGTCCAGATGCCTTGCTTTGTAGAAACAAACAATTCAAGAATCAAAATCTACAATACTaagaaaccagcaaatattcgTATTTGAGCAACCAGTGAACTTTTGGTAGTTTGCTTGCAAAATGACTTTTTGCCTCaataaattaatcaactaattaacCAATTGTCTCAGCTCTATTTGAGCATCCAAGACACATAGACACTGCTAAATGACCCCTAGTCTTCCTTACTTTGGCTTAACATAATGCAGACTGGGTTTGTTTTCTGCAAGACATGCATACAAGATCACTAGAGGAAGCGTTTTCGCCAAATATGAAACTTAAGTGTTGTACCATTAAACATGAACCGTATCGACTGAGAGTTTCCTCTTGGTCAAAATAAAATCGAAAATAATTAACCAAACACAGTCACAGGGCCATCAatgactctgctgctgtggtaTCCACCACACCCTGGCCAGTAAGTTATGAGTATGTTTACCTCCCACTCATTGTTACACATCAAAAAGTCAGTCTtggtcattttaaaatgatcccTTAACGATCTAAGCTATAGCAGAAAAAGTCTTCAGAAttgattttaacttttaacaagctgaaaacacGCTGTGTTTGCAACATTACAGTGCAGCTTACACCAGTGAAATGACGGACATAAACCAGGAGCTCAACTCTTAATATTTCTCAATTGGTAAGTGACTATTGCCAAACTTAAACCCTGGTTTAGAGGGATAGGTGAATTGCCCAGTAATGTCTGACTCACCCAAGTGTGAGGGAAAACAATGTAACCGGGATAACTTAAGTGAAAGATTAGCCAGCCACTTACATACTAGCTATTTTGAAATGCAATAGTTAGCTGTATCAGATAAACTGAACATGATCAAGAGTGATTTATGGGTAAATTATAATATCCACGTAACATAAACAGGTAAAGTTAAAGCTTGGTGGCTAACTTTACCCGTCTAAAAAATTTGAAGCAAAAGGCTTTAACGTTAGCTAGTCTGGTGACAATGGTTTCAGCTAATATCCCACTTCGCCATTTGAGTTAAAACACTAGGTGGGAGGCCCAAACTAATAGTCAGCTCGGTTAAGTTAACTCACCCGTCTCCGACAACGACACACTTTATGGCCTGCATTGCGCCGCAGCTAGAGGAATGCTAAGTTAGCCCCGGGagccagctaacgttagctcgcACGTCTCGTTTCCTTTGTCCGGGGATTGCTCGCTGGTGAAACGTCCCAACAACGTCTCTTTAAGGGCCTTTGGTTTCACGACAGAGCTCCTGAGGTGTGGAAGAGCTTGTGGGATACTTACAGTAACTTATCTAACACTTTAACACAAGTTTAGTCAGAAATCCCCTCTCGACATTCCCATGCTTTCGTGGGCTGATCGGGAAGCTGTGAAGCAAAACAGCGGCCACCAcccctgaggaaaaaaaaatgaagctaGACACTGCCACCACCAGATGCTGCATCCGGTGCACTGGGGATGATACGCCCAGCAAGATTTCCTCAAAATAGGCAGGTGGCAATCCACCTGTTTTCTCTAAAGTCAGAAAAtgtaatatgaaaaaatatactGGGAGGTTATTCGTTTTAATGGAGCATTTTTACTCTGCTAGTTAAAACgaataatagaaataaagaaCAAGGCGGACGAGTTAGGCTGTGACACAGAGTGAGGAACTGACGTCAGCTCAACAATCCTCTTGATTACTATGGACTTTGAAATTGTAGTGTGTAGTCCCTGAACTCTGCTTTACAGGCTGTGTACCTGTCCTCACCAGCAAAGCCAGCACAAATACCATCTTAAACTTACAAGTCACTGGccgaaacaaacaaacaaacaaacaaaaaaaaaaaaaaaacaaagcagcacaaATGCCAGcttaaaacagcaaaacatgcaTATAGGCTGGTCACCAGCAAGTCCTGcaaaaaaatattccaaaacACACTCTATGCTGGTCACCAACAAGCTGACCAGCAACTTGGTGACTGCATTGAGAGTGTACTGGTTTTTCCACACGGTAAAATATTAGTAGCAGCCCGAAAGGCAATGAGatggaaaaaagttttaattccttggtttgtttgtttgttttgttttattgaacGCCATTTGCAATGGCATCATTGTATGTGGCATCacaattagaaaaaaacatgGCTTTTGAACTAAgaaaaataagttaaataaaacacacacacgatgaagtattttgtttattttaactttaggttttgtttgtttgtataaaCGGTGCATGAGTAAGAACTTGTACTGAGTCAGTCTGCCTGACAGTCCTACGTCGGGGCATAAAATCTATATTTTCAACTTCCGTGTGTCGCACCGTCATCTGTCCTCCCGGTGACCAAAACAGGGATCGGTGGGGGAGCTGTCGGGGTGGAGCAGCTCTGCCAACACTACCAGccaatgtgagaaaaaaatggagcTCGGAGTCAGACAACGATAGAGATGTGAACTGTCATACATCAGTCACCACATTCTTCGCCTGCTCGCCTGTCTAGCTGTCACCGTACACACCGCCGGGGCACACTTCGCCTTTATGGCGGGTCTGACTTATTTAGTGCTCCGGTTTTCGGGCTCCGCTGGTCGGTCCTACGGAGTGTTTTCCAAAGGCTTGACGAGGactttgttgatattttttgatcTCGCATGGCGACTGCGAATCAGATTCCCCTATATCTACCTCGTCGCCTCGATGATGTTTAATGTCAGATTACAGGTAATTATTCATTTCACTTTAATACTTTACCCTTCTTTAGTCAAAAGACACCAGCTATAGCAGTCAAGTTTCCAGGTTACGAGCTCGTTAGTGTCAATAAGCCAACAGCTGATGGAAGGAAAGGCCCTTTAACTTCCATGCCAATGTAAACATATGTTGTCTGGAGGTTGAATGAACGAGATGTTTCTAAATATTCGCCCTCTGTAGAAAGACAGTAGATGAACTTTAACTCAATTTAAAAGCTGCTGCCAGTTTATTAGATACACTTAGCTGAAACTAATGTAGTCTTATAGAACAGGAAGTAAATCCTTCCTCCATGAAGGTTACAAAGCTcagtttttcttaaaaaaagaaaaaaaaaactgtatgaCTCAAATGTATGGTCATTTTGGTGGCTGCAGTttgtagcagtagtagtaattGGCAGGTGTTCCTATTAGCTGCAACTAACtaccatattttattttttaaaacataaactcaaaatataaaatagcaATATTGACAGGCATaccttagattttttttgtgtgtgttacagataGACACACATTTAGCAGATTATATTATAGAGTAAAAATCAACTTACCAGTGCTCTTTGGTGGACAAACTACATAATGGTAACAGTTTCTAAATTACCTTAACCCTTATCTGGCGTTTCTGATTTCATAAGTATCAcagattttaatttattatcacACAAGCAAACTAAAGAtgaaaatcttcacattttagaggctggaaccagcttatttctttgcatttttgttttaaaaaatgaacttttttgaTCATCGATTCAACacttaaattactttttatgACTAAATGACTTTTAAAGACTAGCTGAACTTCTTTCAGCAACTGACACATATTTTTACTCTTCAGTTTAATCATTGTCCCCACTTAGATACCAACTGATCCTTTCTGGATCTAAATGAATTTCCAATTCAGCAGCATCAgaaactacagcctccaaaatgaacCTAAAGCCAAATAATGTGGCAACTGTGTGACCCTTTAAAGTTTCTTTCTTCGTTGCCTGACAGCCTCCTAATCTCTTTTACAGGTACACATTGAAATCCACTGATCAATCTTCAATGCCTGCATTTGGACAAATAGTGAGCACTGCCATGTTTCAGTCCTCTTTGAACAAAGAAGTGGCCGATGCTGCACGTCGACGCATAGAGAGGAAATTTAATTCTGCAAACTGGTGTGTCAATGCAACAATATGACGTGGCTGGCTGTTGCAGTCGGCTCTCGTCAGTGCCTTTTGCAGTGGAAGGACAGTGGTGATGTCTGCAAAAAACGAGCACACTTGTGCAGTGATACggtggtggagggtggagggaacCGATGCTTCACGATCACCTTTTCATCTCGCCACCTGAGATTCAGGAGCCGCTCGTCCTGTGTCGGGTGAAGGGTGGATTTTGACACTGCCTTTTCTCTGGATGTTGAAGGACTGCGGTGTGGAGttgaacacaaaaacagatgatCGTTGCTGTGGGACTTTGTAGCTTCCCTTAATCGTCTGACATGTATGTTTATTAGGCGCTCAGTGTAAACATCTCACAGTAAAAAACTGGAGCcatttcactttaatttaaaaagtaaatatctACACAGCATGACACAAACAAGCATGTTTTTCGCCCCCTGTGGCACTTAATTGAGGTTAGCTGTATAAGCGGTACATGGTCTTTCAACAGAGGTTTGCTGTAGGTTAACACAACAGCTACCACAACTGTTCTTCTGGGAATTTGCAGCCTGTCAGTCAATGCGGTCTCGAATCAGGAATCACTGCAtgtcctctttgtgtttgtaccCACAGGTTGTCATtctcactgttgtgtttctgcataTCAGTGGCACTGGGAAGGTTACATCAGTGAACAATGTTACCTTCAAAACTATTTTTGTAGCTGCA encodes the following:
- the LOC108879506 gene encoding small integral membrane protein 10-like protein 2A, which encodes MAGLTYLVLRFSGSAGRSYGVFSKGLTRTLLIFFDLAWRLRIRFPYIYLVASMMFNVRLQVHIEIH
- the stk19 gene encoding LOW QUALITY PROTEIN: serine/threonine-protein kinase 19 (The sequence of the model RefSeq protein was modified relative to this genomic sequence to represent the inferred CDS: deleted 1 base in 1 codon), whose amino-acid sequence is MNRKRALISDTFKVKKRRNGTENFGAVSVGDGPTDIRSTLEYLMTLFPRKLFNDTLPQIVLKHQLYSIHNDKTLVDKEVNKLREQAELLMFQLGFDAEAFGLVFASDYRAKVLAGEEGKVTRATVEKFLEKVLTPSCTDLSFSKDRMLQEFLFTDSEITQLVKSGVLTVRDAGSWWLSIPNSGKFTKYFIQGRKAVLGMVKKSKYSEVLKAELEERRTTTQVKFHMKYHIHDIVGAELVESIPTTSGTLLRFVDS